A window of Ipomoea triloba cultivar NCNSP0323 chromosome 2, ASM357664v1 contains these coding sequences:
- the LOC116010846 gene encoding uncharacterized protein LOC116010846, whose protein sequence is MDLKLAGEKRLLQLNELEEFRLDAYENAQIYKERTKKWHDKHILKREFVSGDKVLLFNPRLKLFPGKLRSRWSGPYEVVNAYPSGAVVIRGKNGDFTTNGQRLKHYHDDTKIEAKVVISLCSPTYT, encoded by the coding sequence ATGGATTTAAAACTTGCGGGTGAAAAGAGACTCCTTCAACTCAATGAGCTGGAGGAATTCAGACTTGATGCTTATGAGAATGCTCAAATTTACAAGGAAAGGACTAAGAAATGGCATGATAAGCACATTCTCAAGAGGGAGTTTGTTTCCGGTGATAAAGTCCTTTTGTTCAACCCAAGGTTGAAACTATTCCCAGGGAAGTTAAGGTCTAGATGGTCGGGACCTTATGAGGTTGTCAATGCATACCCATCTGGAGCTGTGGTGATTCGGGGGAAAAATGGAGATTTCACCACAAATGGCCAAAGATTGAAACATTACCATGATGATACCAAGATTGAGGCTAAAGTGGTGATTAGCCTTTGTTCCCCAACATAcacttga